A genome region from Triticum aestivum cultivar Chinese Spring chromosome 2B, IWGSC CS RefSeq v2.1, whole genome shotgun sequence includes the following:
- the LOC123043671 gene encoding cytochrome P450 714B1, with protein sequence MGVATAVGVAASLCCVGACALALYLYRILWLAPERVRRALRRQGVRGPPPSFPYGNLADMRQAAAAAKRTRGAGDVVHDYRSAVFPFYEKWRNEYGPVFTYSVGNMVFLHASDPAVVRDVCLSVSPDELGKSTYMKVTHHPLFGDGILKSNGDAWARQRKLIAPEFFPDKIKGMVDLMVDSARALVRSWEARVAESDGGALELTVDDDFRTYSGDVISRTCFGSSYVKGKRIFAMIRELQKTVSSPNLLAEMTGLRFLPTRSNREAWRLNRRVRRLILDVVRESGEADGGSNLLNAMLRSGQAEAGVGVAAAEDFVVDNCKSIYFAGYETTAVTAAWCMMLLALHPEWQRRVRDEATEALAGGAAALDLSSLQRMKQLTMVIQETLRLYPAGSVVSRQALRELALGGVRVPGGVNIYVPVSTVHLDAELWGSDAREFHPERFAARPQLHSYLPFGAGARTCLGQGFAMAELKVLLSLLLVGFEVALSPDYLHSPVLRLTVEPEHGMRLVLRNVRPNGEP encoded by the exons ATGGGGGTGGCGACGGCGGTGGGCGTGGCGGCGAGCCTGTGCTGCGTGGGGGCGTGCGCCCTGGCGCTCTACCTCTACCGCATCCTCTGGCTGGCGCCAGAGAGGGTCCGCCGCGCGCTCAGGAGGCAGGGGGTCCGCGGGCCGCCGCCGTCCTTCCCCTACGGCAACCTCGCCGACATGAGGCAGGCCGCCGCCGCGGCTAAACGGACGCGCGGCGCCGGCGACGTCGTGCACGACTACCGCTCCGCCGTGTTTCCCTTCTACGAGAAGTGGAGGAACGAGTACg GCCCGGTGTTCACCTACTCCGTGGGCAACATGGTGTTCCTGCACGCGAGCGACCCGGCCGTGGTCCGCGACGTTTGCCTCTCCGTCTCGCCGGACGAGCTCGGCAAGAGCACCTACATGAAGGTCACGCACCACCCGCTCTTCGGCGATGGCATCCTCAAGTCCAACGGCGACGCCTGGGCACGCCAGCGGAAGCTCATCGCCCCTGAGTTCTTCCCCGACAAGATCAAG GGTATGGTGGATCTGATGGTGGACTCGGCGCGGGCGCTGGTACGGTCGTGGGAGGCCAGGGTGGCCGAGAGCGACGGCGGCGCGTTGGAGCTTACGGTCGACGACGACTTCAGGACCTACTCCGGGGACGTGATCTCCCGGACGTGCTTCGGGAGCAGCTACGTCAAGGGCAAGAGGATCTTCGCCATGATCAGGGAGCTGCAGAAGACGGTGTCCAGTCCGAACCTGCTCGCCGAGATGACCGGGCTCAGGTTCCTGCCCACGAGGAGCAACAGGGAGGCGTGGCGGCTCAACCGGCGCGTGCGGAGGCTCATACTGGACGTCGTGAGGGAGAGCGGCGAGGCGGACGGCGGGAGCAACCTGCTCAACGCCATGCTCCGCAGCGGCCAGGCCGAGGCCGGCGTCGGCGTCGCGGCGGCCGAGGACTTCGTGGTGGACAACTGCAAGAGCATCTACTTCGCGGGGTACGAGACCACGGCCGTCACGGCGGCCTGGTGCATGATGCTCCTGGCGCTGCACCCGGAGTGGCAGCGCCGGGTGAGGGACGAGGCAACGGAGGCCCTCGCCGGCGGCGCCGCCGCGCTGGACCTCTCGTCACTCCAGCGAATGAAGCAGCTGACGATGGTGATCCAGGAGACGCTGCGGCTGTACCCGGCGGGCTCGGTGGTGTCGCGGCAGGCGCTGCGGGAGCTCGCCCTCGGCGGCGTGCGCGTTCCCGGGGGCGTCAACATCTACGTCCCTGTGTCGACAGTGCACCTGGACGCCGAGCTCTGGGGTTCCGACGCGCGGGAGTTCCACCCGGAGCGCTTCGCGGCGCGGCCGCAGCTGCACTCGTACCTGCCGTTCGGCGCCGGGGCGCGCACCTGCCTCGGCCAGGGCTTCGCCATGGCCGAGCTCAAGGTGCTGCTCTCGCTCCTGCTCGTCGGGTTCGAGGTGGCTCTGTCGCCAGACTACCTGCACTCGCCGGTGCTCAGGCTCACCGTGGAGCCGGAGCACGGCATGCGGCTCGTGCTCAGGAACGTCCGGCCCAACGGCGAGCCTTAG